A window of Tripterygium wilfordii isolate XIE 37 chromosome 7, ASM1340144v1, whole genome shotgun sequence contains these coding sequences:
- the LOC120002848 gene encoding zinc finger CCCH domain-containing protein 25-like isoform X1, with protein MNPLTLVKRIQNINSREATLGISEQASWHAKYKDSAYVYVGGIPFDLTEGDLLAVFAQYGEIVDVNLVRDKGTGKSKGFAFIAYEDQRSTILAVVDNLNGAQVLGRTIRVDHVSNYKKKEEEDEETERQKREARGVCRAFQRGECTRGAGCKFSHDEQRAANTGWGSEDKSARWGHENFEGPRKSEKKIEEGFRSREKDLNSILKGQERALENYPRESDRREEKRSGRRNDDGIEPKSGEDYDKSENRQRREERRSTQRNDGEFEPKTREDPYRRQAKRRHGDDEFETRRREVDDRKEDKRSRRRESEYSLREDRDKRGGKWSAHNRDSSAYHHGERSTDHGRSDR; from the exons ATGAATCCGCTAACACTGGTGAAACGCATACAGAACATAAATTCGAGAGAGGCGACTCTTGGGATCTCGGAGCAAGCTTCGTGGCACGCCAAGTACAAAGACTCCGCTTATGTATACGTCGGTGGGATCCCATTCGATCTCACCGAAGGCGATCTTCTCGCTGTTTTTGCTCA ATATGGGGAGATTGTTGATGTTAATCTTGTTAGAGACAAGGGAACTGGGAAATCAAAAGGTTTTGCTTTTATTGCGTATGAGGATCAGAGAAGTACAATTCTTGCCGTGG TAGATAATTTGAATGGAGCACAAGTTCTTGGAAGAACTATAAGGGTTGATCATGTTAGTAactacaaaaagaaagaagaagaagatgaagagacaGAACGACAGAAGAGGGAGGCCAGAGGGGTATGCCGTGCTTTTCAGAGAGGTGAATGTACCCGTGGGGCTGGATGCAAATTTTCCCATGACGAGCAG AGAGCTGCAAACACCGGTTGGGGTTCTGAAGATAAAAGTGCGAGGTGGGGGCATGAAAATTTTGAGGGTCCAAGAAAGAGTGAGAAAAAGATTGAAGAAGGTTTTAGATCACGGGAAAAAGACTTGAATTCTATATTAAAGGGCCAGGAGAGGGCTTTGGAAAACTACCCCAGGGAGAGTGATAGGAGGGAAGAAAAGCGATCAGGGAGGCGCAATGATGATGGCATCGAGCCAAAGTCAGGAGAAGATTACGATAAGAGCGAAAATCGTCAAAGGAGGGAGGAAAGAAGATCGACTCAACGCAACGATGGAGAATTTGAGCCAAAGACCAGAGAAGATCCTTATAGGAGGCAGGCGAAGAGAAGGCATGGTGATGATGAGTTTGAGACAAGGCGAAGAGAAGTTGATGACAGGAAGGAAGATAAAAGATCAAGACGGCGTGAGTCAGAATACTCTCTACGAGAAGACAGAGATAAGAGAGGAGGCAAATGGTCAGCTCACAACAGGGATTCATCCGCCTATCATCATGGAGAGAGGAGTACTGATCACGGCAGATCTGATAGATGA
- the LOC120002848 gene encoding zinc finger CCCH domain-containing protein 25-like isoform X2, with protein sequence MNPLTLVKRIQNINSREATLGISEQASWHAKYKDSAYVYVGGIPFDLTEGDLLAVFAQYGEIVDVNLVRDKGTGKSKGFAFIAYEDQRSTILAVDNLNGAQVLGRTIRVDHVSNYKKKEEEDEETERQKREARGVCRAFQRGECTRGAGCKFSHDEQRAANTGWGSEDKSARWGHENFEGPRKSEKKIEEGFRSREKDLNSILKGQERALENYPRESDRREEKRSGRRNDDGIEPKSGEDYDKSENRQRREERRSTQRNDGEFEPKTREDPYRRQAKRRHGDDEFETRRREVDDRKEDKRSRRRESEYSLREDRDKRGGKWSAHNRDSSAYHHGERSTDHGRSDR encoded by the exons ATGAATCCGCTAACACTGGTGAAACGCATACAGAACATAAATTCGAGAGAGGCGACTCTTGGGATCTCGGAGCAAGCTTCGTGGCACGCCAAGTACAAAGACTCCGCTTATGTATACGTCGGTGGGATCCCATTCGATCTCACCGAAGGCGATCTTCTCGCTGTTTTTGCTCA ATATGGGGAGATTGTTGATGTTAATCTTGTTAGAGACAAGGGAACTGGGAAATCAAAAGGTTTTGCTTTTATTGCGTATGAGGATCAGAGAAGTACAATTCTTGCCGTGG ATAATTTGAATGGAGCACAAGTTCTTGGAAGAACTATAAGGGTTGATCATGTTAGTAactacaaaaagaaagaagaagaagatgaagagacaGAACGACAGAAGAGGGAGGCCAGAGGGGTATGCCGTGCTTTTCAGAGAGGTGAATGTACCCGTGGGGCTGGATGCAAATTTTCCCATGACGAGCAG AGAGCTGCAAACACCGGTTGGGGTTCTGAAGATAAAAGTGCGAGGTGGGGGCATGAAAATTTTGAGGGTCCAAGAAAGAGTGAGAAAAAGATTGAAGAAGGTTTTAGATCACGGGAAAAAGACTTGAATTCTATATTAAAGGGCCAGGAGAGGGCTTTGGAAAACTACCCCAGGGAGAGTGATAGGAGGGAAGAAAAGCGATCAGGGAGGCGCAATGATGATGGCATCGAGCCAAAGTCAGGAGAAGATTACGATAAGAGCGAAAATCGTCAAAGGAGGGAGGAAAGAAGATCGACTCAACGCAACGATGGAGAATTTGAGCCAAAGACCAGAGAAGATCCTTATAGGAGGCAGGCGAAGAGAAGGCATGGTGATGATGAGTTTGAGACAAGGCGAAGAGAAGTTGATGACAGGAAGGAAGATAAAAGATCAAGACGGCGTGAGTCAGAATACTCTCTACGAGAAGACAGAGATAAGAGAGGAGGCAAATGGTCAGCTCACAACAGGGATTCATCCGCCTATCATCATGGAGAGAGGAGTACTGATCACGGCAGATCTGATAGATGA